One genomic region from Bombus terrestris chromosome 15, iyBomTerr1.2, whole genome shotgun sequence encodes:
- the LOC100647440 gene encoding nuclear hormone receptor HR96: MEDEQPARETNKICGVCGDRALGYNFNAVSCESCKAFFRRNALKNKDFRCPFTENCNITPVTRRFCQKCRLDKCFSIGMRKEYIMSEEDKVLKRQKIEQNRAKKRPTLESAKPSKIKKGYLDECNFDDTSMSVNSVASTASDTYFWESDRKYTDLDANRQNVTEGLSPVTAASVPSPSSPPENGAISGSKTLDMMKDSSHNSNSNFENYDHTSSPCGEENDVDAERLRMDLNSPSQNQQRLDKVKSPSHNLEKSKKSVIGSRKSDQNISDLNSEFTSTNNESMKYSSEFENASCYNKFDCSSVQNSQYIEHTSHCRKMSIDMNSGMHTSVQNSEEVVLSQKQSKETCSEEDNFISNKFSQDSTLIAKLVNNSNFITKIFQNEELLIKIMSDPVVISKLEADPQISHFFKKTGVVTDKEALSEKEASTQYKDDVKPSNNNSSHTFKPILKVKQKQVENPILTDLITNSSHEECIKQRDNSSDWNRNLSDVTRDVLQDVQRVPIAVNSIESILCEAIKLEFSTYSALGGMETRRVLNDAERAKLNELIVANKALLAPLDEDITNLIGEDCKFKNNFSRSDPALLDVINLTAIAIRRLIKMAKKINAFKNMCQEDQIALLKGGSTEMMILRSALNYDVEKDMWWIPHSQESMSNIKVDVLKEAKGNLYTEHSRFIRSFDPRWRDENIILILSAIALFTPDRPKVVHNDVIKLEQNSYYYLLRRYLESVYPGCEAKSMFLKLIQKISDLHRLNNEVVGVYLNLNPSSVEPLLIEIFDLKH, from the exons ATGGAAGATGAACAACCAGCGAGAGAGACGAATAAGATTTGCGGTGTGTGTGGCGATCGTGCGCTCGGTTACAATTTCAACGCGGTTTCGTGCGAAAGTTGCAAAGCTTTCTTCCGACGAAATGCTTTGAAAAATAAG GATTTCAGGTGCCCATTTActgaaaattgtaatataacaCCAGTCACTAGACGCTTCTGTCAAAAATGTCGCCTAGACAAGTGCTTCAGCATAGGCATGAGGAAGGAATATATTATGTCTGAGGAGGACAAAGTActgaagagacaaaaaatagaaCAGAATCGTGCAAAGAAAAGACCAACTTTGGAGAGTGCAAAAccatcaaaaataaaaaaaggttaCTTGGATGAGTGTAACTTTGATGACACTTCTATGTCAGTTAATTCAGTTGCGTCAACTGCATCAGACACATACTTTTGGGAGTCTGATAGAAAATATACAGATTTAGATGCAAATAGACAGAATGTAACTGAAGGCTTAAGTCCTGTAACAGCTGCAAGTGTACCAAGCCCTTCTAGTCCGCCCGAAAATGGAGCCATAAGTGGGTCAAAAACACTAGATATGATGAAAGACTCTTCCCATAACTCAAACTCAAACTTTGAAAATTATGATCATACTTCTTCACCTTGCGGCGAAGAGAATGATGTTGATGCTGAAAGGTTGAGAATGGATCTCAACTCTCCTTCTCAAAATCAACAAAGGTTAGACAAAGTTAAATCTCCATCTCATAATTTAGAAAAGAGTAAGAAGTCAGTAATAGGTTCAAGAAAATCTGACCAAAATATATCAGACCTAAATTCTGAGTTTACTTCTACTAATAATGAATCTATGAAATATTCTTCTGAATTTGAAAATGCATCTTGCTACAACAAGTTTGATTGTAGCTCTGTACAGAATTCCCAATATATTGAGCACACATCACATTGTAGGAAAATGAGCATAGATATGAATTCAGGAATGCACACGAGTGTGCAAAATTCAGAAGAAGTAGTGCTTAGTCAAAAACAGAGTAAGGAAACGTGTTCAGAAGAAGACAATTTTATTAGTAATAAATTCTCACAGGACTCCACTCTGATCGCAAAACttgttaataattcaaattttatcacgaaaatatttcaaaacgaaGAATTACTTATAAAAATTATGTCAGACCCTGTTGTTATTAGCAAATTAGAAGCAGATCCCCAGATTTCGCACTTTTTCAAAAAAACCGGTGTCGTCACAGATAAAGAAGCACTATCTGAGAAAGAAGCAAGTACTCAGTATAAAGATGATGTAAAACCAAGTAACAATAATTCCAGTCACACGTTTAAACCAATATTAAAAGTTAAACAGAAACAAGTAGAAAATCCTATTTTGACCGATTTAATTACGAATTCGAGTCATGAGGAATGTATAAAGCAACGGGATAATAGTAGTGATTGGAACAGAAATCTATCGGACGTCACAAGAGACGTACTTCAAGATGTGCAAAG AGTACCAATTGCTGTGAATTCCATTGAATCTATACTTTGTGAAGCgattaaattagaattttcaacATATTCTGCTCTCGGCGGTATGGAGACCAGAAGGGTATTGAACGATGCTGAAAGAGCAAAGTTAAATGAATTAATAGTAGCCAACAAAGCGTTATTAGCTCCTTTAGATGAGGATATAACGAATTTAATTGGAGAAGACTGTAAATTTAAG AACAATTTCAGCCGATCTGACCCAGCACTAttagacgttataaatcttaCTGCCATTGCTATTAGACGCTTAATAAAGATGGCGAAAAAGATAAACGCCTTCAAAAATATGTGTCAGGAGGACCAAATAGCTCTTTTGAAAGGTGGTTCCACGGAAATGATGATTTTAAGATCAGCACTCAATTACGATGTTGAGAAAGATATGTGGTGGATACCGCATAGTCAAGAAAGTATGTCCAATATAAAGGTGGATGTGTTAAAAGAAGCAAAAGGGAATCTCTATACAGAGCATTCAAGATTTATTAGAAGTTTCGATCCTAGGTGGAGAGAtgagaatattattttaattttaagcgCAATTGCTTTATTTACACCAGACAGACCGAAGGTAGTGCATAATGATGTAAttaaattggaacaa aATTCTTATTACTATTTGTTGAGACGTTATCTAGAAAGTGTATATCCCGGATGCGAAGCCAAATCTATGTTTCTAAAATTAATTCAGAAAATTTCAGATCTTCATAGATTAAACAATGAAGTTGTCGGAGTATATCTTAATTTAAATCCGTCGAGCGTAGAACCACTTCTTATAGAGATATTCGACCTGAAACATTGA
- the LOC100648916 gene encoding N-acetyl-D-glucosamine kinase isoform X1 codes for MVGKRRGRKKEKQKRIDEFELRRELRRQRRPTELSDKESMSKIELPEHPEEIRIGGIDGGGTQSTLVIIDGKGTPLTEVKGPSTNHWLLGMAEATARINAMVERGKQSIGISELIPLDCLGLTLSGCGEESTDRQLTAMMKEKYPNVAKAYYVNSDAIGSLRTGLPNGGIVLIAGTGSNALLMNLDGTIIRCGGWGHFMGDEGSAFWIAHRACKYVFDDIDGLAPAPKPISYVWPAMRHYFNVTDKTEILPHFYKDFNKSIFAMFAKEIVTGCEKKDPLCLYIISENGRYLAKHIIALSRKAHNDLKLAKGGLKVVCVGSVWKSWDVMKDVFIDEIHESRALDELTMIRLTATAALGACYLAAEEIDWFFTKPYEDNIEVFHQYKRKNYVKPRATNDSSESKGD; via the exons ATGGTAGGAAAGAGAAggggacgaaagaaagaaaaacagaaacgtATCGATGAGTTTGAGCTTCGTAGGGAGTTGAGAAGACAAAGACGACCAACAGAATTATCCGACAAAGAGAGTATGTCTAAGATAGAGCTACCAGAACATCCGGAAGAAATTAGAATTGGCGGCATCGATGG CGGCGGGACGCAGTCGACGCTGGTCATCATCGATGGCAAAGGGACACCATTGACGGAAGTCAAGGGGCCGAGCACCAATCATTGG CTACTCGGAATGGCGGAAGCAACTGCAAGAATCAACGCCATGGTCGAAAGAGGGAAACAGAGTATAGGAATATCTGAATTGATTCCTTTAGATTGTttg GGTCTTACCCTAAGCGGATGTGGAGAGGAAAGCACCGACCGTCAACTTACAGCAATGATGAAAGAGAAGTATCCAAATGTCGCTAAAGCTTATTATGTCAATTCAGATGCCATCGGTAGTCTCAGGACTGGTTTGCCAAACGGTGGGATAGTTCTAATCGCTGGCACCGGTAGCAACGCATTGCTGATGAATTTAGATGGAACAATCATAAGGTGCGGCGGATGGGGACATTTCATGGGGGACGAAGGCAGTG CTTTCTGGATCGCCCATAGAGCTTGTAAATACGTATTCGACGATATCGATGGCTTAGCTCCAGCTCCTAAACCCATAAGCTACGTATGGCCAGCTATGAGGCATTATTTCAACGTAACTGATAAGACGGAGATATTGCCGCATTTTTATAAAGATTTCAATAAAAGCATTTTTGCTATGTTTGCCAAGGAGATTGTGACAGGTTGTGAGAAAAAAGATCCACTctgtttatatattatttcggaAAATGGCAGATACCTCGCGAAGCATATTATAGCTCTTTCAAGAAAAGCCCATAAT GATCTCAAGTTAGCTAAGGGTGGATTAAAGGTTGTCTGCGTGGGATCGGTTTGGAAATCATGGGATGTTATGAAGGACGTTTTCATCGATGAAATCCATGAATCTCGTGCACTGGATGAATTAACTATGATTCGCTTAACAGCAACAGCTGCATTGGGTGCGTGTTACCTTGCTGCGGAGGAAATCGATTGGTTCTTTACGAAACCCTACGAAGATAACATCGAAGTATTTCATCAATATAAGCGGAAGAATTATGTAAAACCGAGAGCAACGAATGATTCGAGTGAGTCAAAAGGAGACTAA
- the LOC100648916 gene encoding N-acetyl-D-glucosamine kinase isoform X2, producing MSKIELPEHPEEIRIGGIDGGGTQSTLVIIDGKGTPLTEVKGPSTNHWLLGMAEATARINAMVERGKQSIGISELIPLDCLGLTLSGCGEESTDRQLTAMMKEKYPNVAKAYYVNSDAIGSLRTGLPNGGIVLIAGTGSNALLMNLDGTIIRCGGWGHFMGDEGSAFWIAHRACKYVFDDIDGLAPAPKPISYVWPAMRHYFNVTDKTEILPHFYKDFNKSIFAMFAKEIVTGCEKKDPLCLYIISENGRYLAKHIIALSRKAHNDLKLAKGGLKVVCVGSVWKSWDVMKDVFIDEIHESRALDELTMIRLTATAALGACYLAAEEIDWFFTKPYEDNIEVFHQYKRKNYVKPRATNDSSESKGD from the exons ATGTCTAAGATAGAGCTACCAGAACATCCGGAAGAAATTAGAATTGGCGGCATCGATGG CGGCGGGACGCAGTCGACGCTGGTCATCATCGATGGCAAAGGGACACCATTGACGGAAGTCAAGGGGCCGAGCACCAATCATTGG CTACTCGGAATGGCGGAAGCAACTGCAAGAATCAACGCCATGGTCGAAAGAGGGAAACAGAGTATAGGAATATCTGAATTGATTCCTTTAGATTGTttg GGTCTTACCCTAAGCGGATGTGGAGAGGAAAGCACCGACCGTCAACTTACAGCAATGATGAAAGAGAAGTATCCAAATGTCGCTAAAGCTTATTATGTCAATTCAGATGCCATCGGTAGTCTCAGGACTGGTTTGCCAAACGGTGGGATAGTTCTAATCGCTGGCACCGGTAGCAACGCATTGCTGATGAATTTAGATGGAACAATCATAAGGTGCGGCGGATGGGGACATTTCATGGGGGACGAAGGCAGTG CTTTCTGGATCGCCCATAGAGCTTGTAAATACGTATTCGACGATATCGATGGCTTAGCTCCAGCTCCTAAACCCATAAGCTACGTATGGCCAGCTATGAGGCATTATTTCAACGTAACTGATAAGACGGAGATATTGCCGCATTTTTATAAAGATTTCAATAAAAGCATTTTTGCTATGTTTGCCAAGGAGATTGTGACAGGTTGTGAGAAAAAAGATCCACTctgtttatatattatttcggaAAATGGCAGATACCTCGCGAAGCATATTATAGCTCTTTCAAGAAAAGCCCATAAT GATCTCAAGTTAGCTAAGGGTGGATTAAAGGTTGTCTGCGTGGGATCGGTTTGGAAATCATGGGATGTTATGAAGGACGTTTTCATCGATGAAATCCATGAATCTCGTGCACTGGATGAATTAACTATGATTCGCTTAACAGCAACAGCTGCATTGGGTGCGTGTTACCTTGCTGCGGAGGAAATCGATTGGTTCTTTACGAAACCCTACGAAGATAACATCGAAGTATTTCATCAATATAAGCGGAAGAATTATGTAAAACCGAGAGCAACGAATGATTCGAGTGAGTCAAAAGGAGACTAA